The DNA window TTAAAATTATAATTTTCATATTTTTTACAAAATATAAAAATAAATCAATAATTATATATGTTAAAAAAAATTATTAGAATTGCTACAAGAAAAAGTCCTTTAGCTTTATGGCAAGCACAATATGTAAAAAAAAAATTGTTAAATTTATATAACTACACATTAGAAATTAAAATTATTCCAATTTTAACTGCAGGAGATAAACATTTAAATATCACTATTAAAAATAATATACATCTACATAAATCTTTTTTTACAAAAGAACTAGAAGATGCTATTACGAATAATTATGCAGATATAGCTGTTCATTCTATGAAAGACGTTCCTAATAAATTACCTAAAGGATTAGGTTTAGTTAGTGTTTGTAAAAGAGAAAATCCTTATGATGCATTTGTTTCAAATGATTATGCATCCATTAATGATTTACCGAAATCTGCAATTATCGGAACATCAAGTATAAGACGTCAATTTCAACTAAATAATTACCGTTCAGATTTAATTACAAAAACATTAAGGGGAAATGTAGAAACTAGACTTAAAAAACTAGATTTAGGAAAATATGATGCAATTATACTTGCAGTATCCGGTTTGAAAAGATTAGGAAAAGAAAAAAGAATTAAAGAAATATTACCAATAGAGTTTTTTTTACCATGTGCTGGGCAAGGCGCAATTGGAATAGAATCTCGTTTATCTGATATTGAAACTGTTAAGATTTTACGTCAAATTAATGATAAAAAAACAGCTTGTTGTGTACTTGCAGAACGTTCTATGAACAATTATCTTGGGACAGGCTGTCAAAGCCCTACGGGAAGTTTTGCTATCATTAAAAATAAAAAAATTTGGTTACGGGGTTTTATAGGTTCTGTGAATAATAAAAAAATTATTTTTGATGAAAAAAAAGGACCATTAAATCAACCTATAAAAGTTGGAATTAATTTAGCTAAAAAGCTTATTAAACAAGGAGCACATAAAATATTACATGAACATTATTTATAAGAATTTTAAAAAAAATTGACTATTCTAATTATGCGTCCTGAACCTGATGCAACAAAATTGGTGAAACTTTTAGAAAAAGCAGGTAAAAATGCATGGAGTTTTCCATTAATTAAATTTTTACCAGGGAAAGATTTACATAAGCTTCCTAAAATTATACGTAAACTAAATGCAGGATCTTTAGTCTTTATATTATCTAAGCAAGTAATTTTTTATATTTCGTTATTTATTAAAAAAAAAATTTATTGGCCAAAAAACATCAATTATTACGCTATTGGAAAAAATACAGCGTTAGAAATGTATAAATTCACTGGAATTCAACCAAAATATCCTAAAACACATGAAACTAGTGAAATGCTAATTAAATTTTTTGAATTGAAATCCATTTCTAAAAAACAAGCACTTATTCTAAAAGGAAATAGAAGCAGAAGTGTACTTTCCAATTTTTTAAAAATTCGTAAAACAAATATTAGTTTCTGCCAATGTTATAAAAGAATTTTTAAGCAACATATAACTAGTTATGATATAGAAAAATGGAAAATAATAGGTATAAAAACATTAGTTGTTACTAGTAGTGATATTTTGAAACGGTTATTTTTTTTATTTTCATCTACTAATAATAAAAAA is part of the Candidatus Tachikawaea gelatinosa genome and encodes:
- the hemC gene encoding hydroxymethylbilane synthase encodes the protein MLKKIIRIATRKSPLALWQAQYVKKKLLNLYNYTLEIKIIPILTAGDKHLNITIKNNIHLHKSFFTKELEDAITNNYADIAVHSMKDVPNKLPKGLGLVSVCKRENPYDAFVSNDYASINDLPKSAIIGTSSIRRQFQLNNYRSDLITKTLRGNVETRLKKLDLGKYDAIILAVSGLKRLGKEKRIKEILPIEFFLPCAGQGAIGIESRLSDIETVKILRQINDKKTACCVLAERSMNNYLGTGCQSPTGSFAIIKNKKIWLRGFIGSVNNKKIIFDEKKGPLNQPIKVGINLAKKLIKQGAHKILHEHYL
- a CDS encoding uroporphyrinogen-III synthase translates to MRPEPDATKLVKLLEKAGKNAWSFPLIKFLPGKDLHKLPKIIRKLNAGSLVFILSKQVIFYISLFIKKKIYWPKNINYYAIGKNTALEMYKFTGIQPKYPKTHETSEMLIKFFELKSISKKQALILKGNRSRSVLSNFLKIRKTNISFCQCYKRIFKQHITSYDIEKWKIIGIKTLVVTSSDILKRLFFLFSSTNNKKWLLKCNILVVSERLAKLAFKIGWKTVKIAKNANNKTLFKEILSNNF